In a genomic window of Glycine max cultivar Williams 82 chromosome 13, Glycine_max_v4.0, whole genome shotgun sequence:
- the LOC100818630 gene encoding kinesin-like protein KIN-5D produces MEAAQRRLGGGMVPLSPSQTPRSSDKPVRDLRSADSNSNSHSKYDKDKGVNVQVLVRCRPLSEDETRLHTPVVISCNEGRREVLAVQNIANKQIDRTFAFDKVFGPNSQQKELYDQAVSPIVYEVLEGYNCTIFAYGQTGTGKTYTMEGGARKKNGEFPSDAGVIPRAVKQIFDILEAQNAEYNMKVTFLELYNEEITDLLAPEETSKFIDDKSRKPIALMEDGKGGVFVRGLEEEIVCTANEIYKILEKGSAKRRTAETLLNKQSSRSHSIFSITIHIKECTPEGEEMIKCGKLNLVDLAGSENISRSGAREGRAREAGEINKSLLTLGRVINALVEHSGHVPYRDSKLTRLLRDSLGGKTKTCIIATISPSIHCLEETLSTLDYAHRAKNIKNKPEINQKMMKSAMIKDLYSEIDRLKQEVYAAREKNGIYVPRDRYLHEEAEKKAMTEKIERMELEAESKDKQLVELQELYNSQQLLTDELSVKLEKTEKSLEETEQSLFDLEERHKQANATIKEKEFLISNLLKSEKALVERAIELRAELENAASDVSNLFSKIERKDKIEEGNRILIQKFQSQLAQQLEVLHKTVSASVMHQEQQLKDMEDDMQSFVSTKAEATEDLRQRVGKLKNMYGSGIKALDDLAEELKVNNQLTYDDLKSEVAKHSSALEDLFKGIALEADSLLNDLQSSLHKQEANLTAYAHQQRESHARAVETTRAVSKITVNFFETIDRHASSLTEIVEEAQLVNDQKLCELEKKFEECTAYEEKQLLEKVAEMLASSNARKKQLVQIAVNDLRESANCRTSKLRQEALTMQESTSSVKAEWRVHMEKTEFNYHEDTSAVESGKKDLVEALQICLNKAKVGSQQWRKAQESLLSLEKRNAASVDTIVRGGMEANQALRARFSSAVSTTLEDAGIANKDINSSIDHSLQLDHEACGNLNSMIIPCCGDLRELKGGHFHSIVEITENSGKCLLNEYMVDEPSCSTPRKRLFNLPCVSSIEELRTPSFEELLKSFWDARSPKQANGDVKHIGAYEAAQSVRDSRVPLTAIN; encoded by the exons ATGGAGGCAGCTCAGAGAAGATTGGGAGGAGGAATGGTGCCGTTGTCGCCGTCACAGACTCCGCGCTCCAGCGATAAGCCCGTGCGAGATCTGCGATCTGCGGATTCCAATTCCAACAGTCACAGCAAGTATGATAAGGACAAAGGTGTCAATGTGcaggtcctcgtgaggtgcag GCCGTTGAGTGAAGATGAAACGAGGCTGCACACGCCGGTTGTGATTTCGTGTAACGAAGGTAGAAGAGAGGTTTTAGCTGTTCAGAATATCGCCAACAAACAGATCGATAGAACCTTCGCATTTGACAAG GTGTTTGGTCCTAACTCTCAACAGAAAGAACTGTATGATCAGGCAGTGTCTCCAATTGTGTATGAAGTGCTTGAGGGCTATAACTGCACTATTTTTGCGTATGGACAGACCGGGACAGGGAAGACATACACAATGGAAGGAGGAGCAAGAAAGAAG AATGGCGAATTTCCGAGTGATGCTGGTGTCATCCCAAGAGCTGTGAAACAGATTTTTGATATATTGGAAGCTCAGAATGCTGAGTATAACATGAAAGTAACATTTCTAGAGCTTTACAATGAGGAAATAACAGATCTTTTGGCCCCTGAGGAAACTTCGAAATTTATAGATGATAAGTCTAGGAAACCTATTGCTCTAATGGAGGACGGGAAGGGGGGTGTTTTTGTCAGGGGCTTGGAAGAAGAGATTGTTTGCACTGCAAATGAAATTTACAAGATATTAGAAAAAGGTTCTGCAAAGAGGCGTACAGCTGAGACTCTTCTTAACAAACAAAGCAGCCGTTCTCACTCCATATTTTCTATCACAATTCATATTAAGGAATGCACTCCAGAGGGTGAGGAAATGATTAAATGTGGGAAGCTAAATCTTGTGGACCTCGCAGGGTCTGAGAATATTTCACGTTCTGGTGCAAGAGAG GGTAGAGCAAGGGAGGCTGGGGAGATAAACAAAAGCTTGCTTACACTTGGACGAGTGATTAATGCGCTAGTTGAGCACTCAGGTCATGTTCCATATAG GGATAGCAAATTAACCAGATTGTTGAGGGATTCTTTGGGTGGTAAAACCAAAACGTGCATTATTGCCACAATATCCCCTTCCATTCACTGTCTGGAAGAAACTCTTAGTACCTTGGATTATGCACACCGTGCCAAAAATATCAAGAACAAACCAGAG ATTAATCAGAAAATGATGAAATCTGCAATGATTAAGGATTTGTATTCTGAAATTGACAGACTAAAGCAAG AGGTGTATGCAGCAAGAGAGAAGAACGGAATCTATGTACCACGTGATCGCTACCTTCACGAAGAAGCAGAGAAGAAG GCCATGACTGAAAAGATAGAACGCATGGAACTAGAAGCAGAGTCTAAGGATAAG CAACTAGTGGAGCTTCAAGAACTCTACAACTCCCAGCAACTTTTGACTGATGAATTGAGTGTTAAACTTGAAAAAACTGAG AAAAGTCTAGAAGAAACTGAGCAGTCATTGTTTGATCTTGAGGAAAGGCACAAACAAGCAAATGCAACAATCAAGGAAAAGGAATTTTTGATATCAAATCTCCTAAAATCTG AGAAAGCACTTGTGGAGCGTGCAATTGAACTGCGAGCAGAACTCGAGAATGCTGCATCAGATGTGTCAAACCTCTTTTCTAAAATTG AGCGGAAGGATAAAATTGAAGAAGGAAACAGAATACTTATCCAGAAATTCCAGTCTCAGTTAGCTCAACAACTTGAAGTGTTGCACAAGACAGTTTCAGCTTCAGTAATGCATCAAGAGCAGCAACTGAAGGACATGGAGGACGATATGCAGTCTTTTGTATCAACGAAAGCAGAG GCTACTGAAGATCTTAGACAACGGGTAGGAAAGTTGAAAAACATGTATGGTTCTGGTATCAAAGCTCTGGATGATTTAGCTGAGGAGCTTAAAGTAAATAACCAGTTAACTTATGATGACTTGAAATCTGAAGTAGCCAAGCATTCATCTGCCTTGGAGGAT CTTTTTAAAGGAATCGCCTTAGAAGCTGATTCATTACTAAATGATCTTCAAAGTAGTCTCCACAAGCAAGAAGCCAATTTAACAGCTTATGCTCATCAACAAAGAGAG TCGCATGCCAGAGCAGTGGAGACTACACGGGCAGTATCTAAAATAACAGTGAACTTTTTTGAGACAATCGACAGGCATGCATCGAGTCTGACCGAAATTGTGGAAGAAGCACAATTGGTCAATGATCAGAAATTGTGTGAACTTGAGAAGAAGTTTGAG GAGTGTACTGCCTATGAAGAAAAACAACTACTGGAGAAAGTGGCAGAAATGCTAGCAAGTTCAAATGCTAGAAAGAAACAATTG GTTCAAATAGCAGTCAATGATCTTCGAGAAAGTGCAAATTGTAGAACCAGTAAACTGCGGCAAGAAGCATTAACCATGCAGGAATCTACTTCTTCTGTCAAGGCTGAATGGAGAGTTCACATGGAAAAAACAGAATTCAACTATCATGAGGATACTTCCGCTGTAGAATCTGGGAAGAAAGACCTTGTAGAGGCTCTTCAAATCTG CCTCAACAAGGCAAAAGTAGGTTCACAACAATGGAGAAAAGCTCAAGAATCTTTGCTTAGTTTGGAGAAGAGAAATGCTGCTTCTGTGGATACTATTGTTAG GGGAGGAATGGAAGCTAATCAAGCTCTACGTGCCCGATTCTCAAGTGCTGTATCAACTACACTTGAAGATGCAGGAATAGCAAACAAGGATATTAACTCATCCATTGATC ATTCGTTGCAACTTGATCATGAAGCTTGTGGGAATCTGAACTCTATGATCATTCCGTGCTGTGGTGATTTGAGAGAACTGAAGGGTGGTCATTTCCACAGTATTGTGGAGATAACTGAAAATTCAGGGAAATGTCTTCTCAACGAATACATG GTCGACGAACCATCTTGTTCAACACCAAGAAAGAGACTCTTCAATTTACCTTGTGTTTCATCCATAGAAGAACTAAGAACCCCATCATTTGAGGAATTGTTGAAGTCATTCTGGGATGCAAGATCTCCGAAACAAGCAAATGGAGATGTTAAACACATCGGGGCATATGAAGCCGCTCAATCAGTGAGAGATTCCAGAGTCCCTCTCACTGCTATTAATTAA